The genomic segment CTGTTTTTGATAAAAGTACTGCAGTATTGAGCTTGGGAACAACATTTTTAGAAAAAAGTACAGCTGTTTTGTACTTTAGAATGGACCGATTGTGCTAAAAGCATAGCTGTATTGAGCTTTATAATTGCATTTTTTTGTTTTGAAGTGGCACTTTTCATCTTTTATCTAGCTTTTTGAGAGAAAGGTATCTTTGTTTGATGTTCAATTAGCGCAGTATTTAATTGACAAGCTTCCTTCTATTTGAATAACCAACCCCAATGCTAGCAGCAGTAGCTATTGCTACTATAGTAATGCTGCCTGCAGCAGTCGCTTAACTATTTTAGATGGAGAATATCGCTGGATTGGGCGTAGCTGCTTTGTAATATTAATGGGTAGTAGAGTAAAGTGGGATATGCATGTGTTAAAAATACTCCAGTCCAAAATTATGGACGGCTCACCGGCTATATTGGCCATTGTAGCTGGCAAGATGGCCATTCGCCACGCTGCCCCGTATGCCGAAAAGCGAATAGAGTAGGTGTATTTTTAAAAAATTGGATTATGATTAAAAAATTGGAGAACTTATCTGGAGTTCAGATTTTAAGCAAGGTAGATCAGAAGAACTTTATAGGTGGCGCAAAATATGCTTGTGGCTGCTATAAAATGGTAGGTGCATGGACTGATAGTTATAGTACAGAAAAAGAAATGATGGCAGATATTGCAAAATTTTGCAGGGGAGGTGGCGGCTGTCAGGCTATTTAATTGTTTAATGGAGAGTTCTTTTGAACTCTCCTGTTTTGTATTTACTGATCTTATTCTTTAGCATGAAAAATAAGCTGTTTTTATGCACATTTTTTTTATTCTTTTGCACGCTTCCAGATCAAGCACAGCAGGTTCGTATTAAAGCAAAAGAAGTAGGACGGAAGAGCTTGTCTTTTTCTATTGCCTGGCCTTACAATGGGTATAGCTATTTTAATAGCATGTTTACCAAAAGGTATTCTATTGATTCGGTAAACACCTATACCTTTAACTTAGGAGGTGGTAAGGGAGGTGTATTTGAATTTAGCTTTGGGTACGAGCATATTCGCTTGCTGCTATTCCCGAAAGATACAATAACGCTACAGGTTAAAGTTGACAGCCTCCTTTGGTACAAGGTAGAAGGAACAAATGCTAAGGGGCATATGCTTTGGCTTCAAAAAACTTGTCCTTCCTACGTTATTTATCCGATGTGGGATCGAAATTTAGGCAAAAGGCATACCCCCAACGATCGGTATAAGGCGATATGTAAAGCCGTGGATAGCACCAGCATGCAATTTGCGCAGCTACGAAAGAATGGAGATATAAGCGATCAGTACTATAAATCGATACTACAGGTATATAAAGGGATGGTGTATCAGCATTTTTTAAGCTACCACAGCCGAAAAGATGTTGCTTGGACAAAAGTGAGGCCTTACGCCAACATTTTTTTGAAAAATGTAAGATGGGAAGATGCCTCTCAGCATCCATTTATAAGTGATTTATTAGATACTTATTCTACAGAAACATTTGTTGCAGACTCCGCACGTTTTTTTACCGATAAAAGAATACTCCCAGCAGAGTTTCAGTATAGTCGATTTGTACCGGACAAGAATCGAGCTCGGGAATTTATACTCGCAAATACGATTTACTTATATGCAAGTAATGGATACAATAAAGTTGGTTGGCCTACGGCATACCGTTATTTTAAATCGCACTATAAAAAATCAGCTTTATCTCAGCAGCTAGACAGCCTGATAGCCCCCTACTTGAAGCCTGAGGCACCAGTTAGTAAGGAGTTTATAGATGAAAAAAGGAACAACTTGGACGAACTAATGGCGCCTATGAAGGGAAATGCTTTTTTTGTTGACCTATGGGCTACTTGGTGTGGGCCTTGTCGACAGGAAATGATTGTAGAAAAGCACACTGATTTCAAAACGTTTCTAGACTCATTGCACATTAAACGATTATACCTCTCGATTGATGACGATAAGAGCGATAACCTTTGGCGAAGGGCCGTTGATATTCTAAAGCTAGAGGGAATTCATCATCGGGTAAGCGCTGCGCTATACGATGACCTGCAGAAACGGGTATATGGTAACGAACCTTTTTTTGTTCCTCGCTATTTATTTATTGATAGGAACGGAAAGTTGCTAGATGGTAACCTTCCTCGGCTAGTTGATCTTGATAAGCTAAAGAGCAAGCTACTTTTTTATATCACGAACGAGTCGGTAACGGAAGGGAGGTAGAAGAGGAGAGCCCAATACATGAACTGCTTACTGAGCAAAATTTTGATTGTTGAAAACAGCCTCTATTTTAATGAAGCATAATGGAGTAGAGGATAGAATACATGTAGTTAAACGGATTAGTTGTAGAATATTCGTATTGACATTGTGTTAATTCTGAACTAGAATGCTCTTTCGTTTGTACAGTCCAAAATAATGGACGGCACTCCAGCTATATTGGCCACTGTAGCTGGCAAGATGGCCATTAGCCATGCTGCCCCGGATGCCGAAAAGGGAATAGAGGAGGTGTATAGCTTCTAAAAACAAGCTGAAATGATAAAGAAGTTAATGAAGATTTCTGGGGCTCAGGTTTTGGGTAAGGAAAATCAACGGTTATTAATGGGTGGAACCCGTTATTGTTGTGCTTGTAATAATGGGGAAGGCATTTGGTATGGTACATATGCATCTGCAGAGCGAGCTGATGAAAGAGCAAGTTACTGGTGTGGTGAAGGAAAAGGTTCCTGTACAGCTCAGTAATAAATATTATAAAAAACTATATCCTTATACTGCGCTAAGTATTAGATTAGATAGCTTGCTCTATCCATATCTGGATAAAATAAAAGTTGATAAAACAATTTTGGATAAAGAGTACAAAACGCTAAACGAGCTATTTTCCGAATTTAAGGGACAAACACTATTTATTGATTTGTGGGCAACGTGGTGCATGCCTTGCCGTAGCGAGATGAGAATGGAGATTCTAAAACCGCTTGATGTAGAGTTGGAGAAGCGTAATATTAGAAAATTGTATCTTTCTGTTGATGATAATGAAAGAGATAGCTTATGGAAGAGATCTATAGATGTACTTAAGCTAAGTGGATATCACCATAGGGTTGGTAAAAAACTTTACAAAGATATTCAGCGGCAGGTTTATGGAAAAGAGCAATTCAGTGTTCCCCGATACCTGTTTTGGAGAAAAGATGGACAGCTTCTTTCTATTGATCTTCCCCGTCCAAGTACAGGTAAAAAGTTGCTTGATGAAATTGATAGGCTGCTTAATTATTAAAAAATTATTATATGAATGGTAAATTGTACGTGTTTATTATCTTAACGATTCTGGGGATGGTATGCATAGGGCATACAAATCTTTATGGTCAGAAAGATATTGTGCTGCTTGTAAAAGATGCCCCCGATCAATCCCGTTTACAGAATGACGATGGCTCCTATTCTGGCAATACCTTTTATTCAGACCTCACCTATCTCGATGATGCGGGAGTGGTGAAGCAGAAAAGATTTAAAGCACCTACGGATACCATGCGTATAACAGTGAATCGCCCATTTGTGGAGATCGGAATGCAGTTTAAGGGCATAGAGGAAGCCTACTTTCTTCTAAAAAATGGAGATAGCATTGACGTGACTTACAGAAATGGGTTTCCATATTTAAGCAGCAGAGTTAATAGAAACCTAACCTACAGCTATAATCTGGCTACGGATATTCCTAATAGAACAAATAGTAAGAATTTTGATGTGCTAACTTTGATGGGA from the Alistipes sp. ZOR0009 genome contains:
- a CDS encoding TlpA family protein disulfide reductase is translated as MKNKLFLCTFFLFFCTLPDQAQQVRIKAKEVGRKSLSFSIAWPYNGYSYFNSMFTKRYSIDSVNTYTFNLGGGKGGVFEFSFGYEHIRLLLFPKDTITLQVKVDSLLWYKVEGTNAKGHMLWLQKTCPSYVIYPMWDRNLGKRHTPNDRYKAICKAVDSTSMQFAQLRKNGDISDQYYKSILQVYKGMVYQHFLSYHSRKDVAWTKVRPYANIFLKNVRWEDASQHPFISDLLDTYSTETFVADSARFFTDKRILPAEFQYSRFVPDKNRAREFILANTIYLYASNGYNKVGWPTAYRYFKSHYKKSALSQQLDSLIAPYLKPEAPVSKEFIDEKRNNLDELMAPMKGNAFFVDLWATWCGPCRQEMIVEKHTDFKTFLDSLHIKRLYLSIDDDKSDNLWRRAVDILKLEGIHHRVSAALYDDLQKRVYGNEPFFVPRYLFIDRNGKLLDGNLPRLVDLDKLKSKLLFYITNESVTEGR
- a CDS encoding TlpA family protein disulfide reductase → MEPVIVVLVIMGKAFGMVHMHLQSELMKEQVTGVVKEKVPVQLSNKYYKKLYPYTALSIRLDSLLYPYLDKIKVDKTILDKEYKTLNELFSEFKGQTLFIDLWATWCMPCRSEMRMEILKPLDVELEKRNIRKLYLSVDDNERDSLWKRSIDVLKLSGYHHRVGKKLYKDIQRQVYGKEQFSVPRYLFWRKDGQLLSIDLPRPSTGKKLLDEIDRLLNY